In Salmo trutta chromosome 16, fSalTru1.1, whole genome shotgun sequence, a genomic segment contains:
- the LOC115150127 gene encoding P2Y purinoceptor 1-like, with protein sequence MSDDNSTHVLNMTACEGINLRFTHRFLPAVFMLVFVVGTFANFCGLKTVCTSWKKIGSINIFILNLGVADLLYLFTLPFLVVYYALNSKWIFGQTFCKITRFCFNLNLYGSIGFLTCISIYRYLGIVHPMKVMGKIHTRHSVAISFLVWILVFIQILPDMFFDKTAQNSSYSCYDSTADDFIKDYLPYSIGWTITGFVIPLLIILACYGHIVVVLATKANVNTLLKQRCLKLVIILTMLFSICFIPYHVLRNLNLKIRILKMEGTCKASFDDIYVAHQISRGLVCMNSAINPLIYLVGNDDFIMRFHNLSKQARMSLVQWTGAVIYRNTPEADPATEES encoded by the coding sequence ATGTCAGATGACAACAGCACACACGTTCTCAACATGACCGCATGTGAAGGAATTAACCTTCGTTTTACGCACAGATTTTTACCTGCTGTGTTCATGCTGGTGTTTGTCGTCGGGACATTTGCAAACTTCTGTGGGTTAAAAACTGTTTGTACAAGCTGGAAGAAAATTGGGAGTATAAACATATTCATTCTCAACCTTGGAGTAGCTGACTTGCTGTACTTATTTACCTTACCATTTTTGGTTGTCTATTACGCGCTAAACAGTAAATGGATATTTGGACAAACATTCTGCAAGATCACCAGATTCTGCTTCAATTTGAATCTCTATGGCAGCATTGGGTTCCTGACATGCATCAGTATCTATCGATACCTCGGTATTGTGCACCCAATGAAAGTGATGGGGAAAATCCACACTCGCCACTCCGTGGCAATAAGTTTTCTTGTCTGGATTTTGGTTTTCATTCAGATACTTCCTGATATGTTCTTTGACAAGACAGCGCAAAATTCCTCATATTCGTGCTATGATTCAACAGCCGACGACTTTATCAAGGATTACCTTCCGTACAGTATTGGCTGGACCATTACCGGATTCGTTATACCATTACTGATCATTCTGGCTTGCTATGGACATATAGTAGTGGTCCTTGCCACCAAAGCCAATGTCAACACTTTGTTGAAACAACGATGTCTAAAACTAGTCATCATCTTGACTATGTTGTTCTCAATTTGCTTTATCCCTTACCATGTTTTGAGAAATCTAAATTTGAAAATAAGGATTTTGAAAATGGAAGGCACCTGCAAAGCAAGCTTCGATGATATTTATGTTGCTCATCAAATCAGCCGCGGCCTGGTTTGCATGAATAGCGCAATCAATCCGTTAATTTACTTAGTTGGAAATGATGATTTCATCATGCGATTTCACAATCTCAGCAAACAAGCCAGGATGTCTCTTGTACAATGGACTGGTGCTGTGATTTACCGCAATACACCGGAGGCAGATCCAGCAACAGAAGAATCTTAA